CTCACGTTCGTCGGCCTGTTCCCGCAGCAGCCGCAGCTGTTCCTGCTCGCGGTCGCGCTGTGGGTCGCGCTGTGCACGGCCGGTGCCGCGCGCAACCGCAACTTCCGTAGCTACGGCTTCCTGCTCGCCGGCTACACCACCGCGCTGATCGGCCTGCCGGCGTCGCAGCACCCCGACGGCGCGTTCATGAGCGCGCTGACGCGGGTCGCCGAAATCGTGGTCGGGATCGTGTCCGCGGGCGTGGTCAGCGCGCTGGTGTTTCCGCAGACCACCGGCGAGCAGATGCGCACGACGGTGCGCAAGCGCTTCGTCGGCTTCGTCGACTACGTCGCGGCGGCGCTGTCGGGCAAGCTCGACCGCGCGCACATCGAATCGATCCATACGCGCTTCGTCGCCGACGTGGTCGGTTTCGAAGCCGCGCGCAGCATGGCCGTGTTCGAGGACCCGGACACGCGCATGCGCAGCGGCCGTCTCGCGCGGCTGAACAGCGAGTTCATGAGCGTATCGAGCCGCTTCCATGCGCTGCACCAGCTGATGAACCGGCTGCGCGCGGCCGGCGCGCAGGGCGCGATCGATGCGATCGAGCCGTACTTCCGCGAGATCGCGCCGCGCCTGACCCGCAACGGCGAACCGGTGCGCTCGTCGGTCGACGCCGCGCTCGCGGCCGAACAGCTGCTCGCCTGGCGCGACGCGCTGCCGCGGCGCATCCGCGCCACGCGCGCGGCGCTCGAAGCGCAGCCGGACGCTCCGCTGCTTGACTTCGACACGGCCTCCGAGCTGCTATACCGCTTCATCACGGACCTGCACGAATACGCGGCGACCTACGCGTCGCTGTCGACCGCGACGCACGAGCGCGAACGCTGGATCGAGCGCTACGAGCCGCGCACCAACGCGACGGCGATGGTGATCGCGGCGATTCGCACCGCGACCGTGGTCCTCGTGCTCGGCTGGTTCTGGATCGCGACCGCGTGGCCGAGCGGCGTGACGCTGACGCTGACGGCCGCGGCCACCTGCGCGCTCGCGTCGTCGACGCCGCGCCCGACCGCGATGTCCGCACAGATGGCCATGGGTACGGCGCTGGCCGTCTGCACGGGTTTCCTGCTGACGTTCGGCATCTACCCGCACATCGACGGCTTCCCGCTGCTGTGCGTGGCCCTCGCGCCGCTGCTCGCGATCGGCATCTACATGACGCTGAAGCCGAAGCTCGCGGGCTACGGGATGGGTTACCTGATCTTCTTCAGCTTCCTCGCCGGCCCGGACAACATCACGCATTACGACCCGACGAGCTTCATGAACGATGCGCTCGCGCTGGTGCTGTCGATGCTGGTTTCGGCGATCGCGTTCGCGGTGCTGTTCCCGCCGACCGCGCCGTGGCTCAAGAAGCGGCTGTTCGCCGACCTGCGCCACCAGGTGGTCGCGGCGTGCCACGCCCGGCTTGCCGGGTTGCGCACGCGCTTCGAGAGCGGCGCGCGCGACCTGATGTACCAGGCGCACACGTTGTCGGCCGACCAGCCCGACGTGCAGCGTGACGCGCTGCGCTGGATGTTCGCGGTGCTGGAAACGGGCAATGCGACGCTCGACCTGCGCACCGAGCTGGCGACGCTGCCGTCCGACCCGCGCTATGCGCCGGCGACGCCGTGGCGTCGCGCGATCGAATCGATGCGCACCGCGCTGTCGGCACTGTTCAGCACGCCGAACGCGGAGCGCTTCGACGCGACGCTCGCCGCGGTCAACGCTGCGATCGACGCGACCCGGCAGACGCTCGACGCGGTCACGCCGGCGCGCGACGAGCGCCACCGGCTGCAGCGCATCCTGAGCCATCTGCATTTCGTACGCACGGCGCTGCTCGATCCGGAATCGCCGCTCGAGCCGCTCAACCGCAACCGCCCCGTGCGTCCCCAACAAGGAGCCTCGTCATGATGCCGCGTGAAATCGCCATTCTCGATGCCTACATGCCCACGGTGGTACTGATGTTCGTCCTGGGCGCGCTGGCGACCTGGGCCGTCGACCGCCTGCTCGCCTACACGGGCCTCTACCGTCTCGTCTGGCACCCGTCGCTGTTCCGCGCGTGCCTTCTCGTCTGCATTTGCGGCGGACTGAGTCTCGCCGTTTACCGTTGATTCCGAACCATCATGATTCTCAGAAAACTCTTCGGCTTCGTCGCGACCGCCGTCATCCTTCTCGTCGCGATCCTGATCGGGCGCTCGCTGTGGGTGCACTACATGGACGATCCGTGGACGCGCGACGGGCGCGTGCGCGCCGAGATCGTCAACGTCGCGCCGGACGTGTCGGGCGCGATCGTCGAGCTGCCCGTGCATGACAACCAGCTCGTGAAGAAAGGCGACCTGATCATGCAGATCGACCCGTCGCACTACCAGATCGCGGTCGAGCAGGCGCAGGCGGCCGTCGCCGCCCGCCGTGCGGAACTGCAGATGCGCCGCGACGACGCGGCCCGTCGCGCGGATCTCGACGCGCTCGTCGTGTCGAAGGAAAACCGCGAGAACGCCGCGCACAGCGCGTCGAGCGCCGACGCGCAGTACCAGCAGGCGATTGCCGCACTCGACGCCGCGAAGCTCAACCTCGAGCGCACCCGCGTGGTCGCGCCGGTCGACGGCTACATCACGAACCTGCAGACCTTCAAGGGCAACTACGCGGTGGCCGGCCAGGCGAAGCTCGCGATCGTCGACAGCCACTCGTTCTGGGTCTACGGCTACTTCGAGGAAACCAAGCTGCCGCGCGTGAAGATCGGCGCACCGGCCGAGATGCGGCTGATGAGCGGCGGCGTGATGAAGGGCCACGTCGAAAGCATCTCGCGCGGCATCTACGATCGCGACAACCCGCAAAGCCGCGACCTCGTCGCGGACGTGAACCCGACCTTCAACTGGGTGCGCCTCGCGCAGCGCGTGCCGGTGCGCATCCGGATCGACGAAGTGCCGGCCGACGTGGTGCTGTCGGCGGGCACGACCTGCACGGTCATCATCGATCCGGACAAGCAGAAGAAGTCGTAAGCGCCGGCCGGGCGCTTACGCCGCGATGCGAAAGCGCCCGACCAGCGACTTCAGTGCCTGCGCCTGCTCGTCGAGCGCATTCGCCGCGGCAGCGGCCTGTTCGACCAGTGCCGCGTTCTGCTGCGTACCGGCATCCATCTGCGTGACCGCGCGGCCGATCTCGTCGATGCCGGCGCTCTGCTCGTCCGAGGCCGCGGATATCTCGCCGATGATGTCGGTCACGCGCTTGACCGCTTTCACCACGTCTCCCATCGTGCGACCCGCATCGTGCGCGAGCGCCGCGCCGTTCGCGACGCGCTCGACCGATGCGCCGATCAGCGCACGGATCTCCTTCGCCGCGGTCGCCGCGCGCTGCGCGAGCAGGCGCACCTCTCCCGCGACCACCGAGAAACCGCGTCCCTGTTCGCCCGCGCGCGCCGCCTCGACCGCCGCGTTCAACGCGAGAATGTTGGTCTGGAATGCGATCCCCTCGATCGTGCCGATGATGTCGCGAATGTTCTTCGCGCTGTCGTCGATCTCGCTCATCGTCGCGACCACGCGTCCGACGACTTCCCCGCCCGTCTCCGCGACGACCGACGCATTGGCCGCGAGCGCGCTCGCCTGCCGCGCGTTCTCCGCGTTCTGCCGCACCGTCGACGTGAGCTGCTCCATGCTCGCCGCGGTGCGCTCGAGCGCGACGGCCTGCTGCTCGGTACGCCGCGACAGGTCGAGGTTGCCGGTCGAGATCTCGCCGGACGCGGCCGCGATCGCCTCGGCGCTGACGGCGATCTCGCCGACGGTCGCCGCGAGCCCGGTCTGCATATCGGCCAGTGCGCGTACCATGCTGTCGCGATCGTGGCGGCCGAGCGAAATCGGCCGCGTCAGGTCGCCGCGCGCGATGTCCGCGGCGATCGCCTTCGCATGCGCGGGCTCGCCGCCGAGCTGCGACGCGAGGCGGCGCACGACCCGTTCGGCGATCACGATCGCGAGCACGATCAGCGCGGCCGTCATCGCCGCGATCATCGCGAACGACGACGAGAAGATCGTTGCGGACGCATCGAGCGTCGCCTTCGACTTCGCGCCGCGCGTCTTCACGAGCGCGGCGACGAGCTTCTCGAGCTTGCCGGTTTCGACCAGCAGCGACACGTCCTGCGTGCCGACCTGCCAGTTCATCTGCGACAAGTCGAGCGGCTGCGCACGCACGAGCGCGACGAAATCGCGCAGATGCGCGCTCCACGTGCCGACCGCCGCCGAAAACGCGCGCAGCCGCGCGGAATCGTCCGCGTCGGCCGGGTCCGCATAACGCTGCAGCGTCGCAAGCGCCTGGCCGATCGACGCGAGTCCCGCGCCGACGTCGGCGCCCAGGTCGTCGCGCTCCTTCGCGGTGGTCGCGGTCAGCAGCATCTTCTGTGCGCGGCTCGCGCGCAGCACCTCGGCGCGGACCTCCTCCGCCGCACGGCTCGCGACGTGCCCCTGTTCGTAGACCGACGCAATCGACGCGTTCAGCCGGCTGATCTGCCACAGCGAAAACACGCCGATCGCGAGCGTGCCGGCCAGCAGGATCGCGAACGCGGTGCGCAACGTCGCCTTGACGGTCCACGGCCGGCTTTCGCGACGCGCGCTGCGCGCGCGCCGTGCGGCGTGCGTCGCGGCTGTGTCCGGTGCGGCGGCGGCCACACCCGGCTGCGGATGCATTGGTGCTGCTTTCATCGATATGTCCCCGTATTGATCACGCTGCCGGAAAGGTCAGTTCCGGCGGCCGGCATTGCCGCGATGGCCCATCCTGCCGCGCGTCCTGCGCGGGCCCGGCTCGTGGCCGGTGCCATGCGCGGCGCCCGTGTTGTCGTTGCGTCGTTCTACGGCCGCCGGCGGCGTTCCTTGAGTCCGGAAAAACACCGATCCGGCCCCGGCACGGCCCCCCGCTACGCAGACGCGCCGTCTGCGTCATGCCCGCCGCAAAAAGGGCCCAATGGCCAATTCGTCACATCAATGTCCGAATTGCGATAAAAGTTGGCCTGACATTCCCGATACGCCACATTACACTTCTTTGACGCAACAACGATTCAAACGCGCCGATCCCCATCAGAGCGCGTCCCGCCACCTCAACTCGCTCAGCTCACATGGAAACCAGCCTCGACACGGGTACCGCCGGCGCCGCCGCCGCGGCCCAGCCGTCCGCTCCACCCGCCCCGCGCACCGTCTATCCGGTGCTGGGCGCGATCAGCTTCTCGCACATGCTCAACGACATGATCCAGTCGTTGATCCTCGCGATCTATCCGATGCTCAAGAGCCAGTTCGCGCTGTCGTTCGCGCAGATCGGACTGATCACGCTCACGTACCAGATCACCGCGTCGCTGCTGCAGCCGCTCATCGGCCTCTATACCGACAAGCGGCCGAAGCCGTATTCGCTGCCGGTCGGGATGGGCTTCACGCTCGCGGGGCTGCTGCTGATGTCGGCCGCGCAGAACTTCCCGACGCTGCTGGTGGCCGCGGCGCTGGTCGGCTGCGGCTCGTCGGTGTTCCATCCGGAATCGTCGCGCGTCGCGCGGATGGCGTCGGGCGGCCAGCACGGGCTCGCGCAGTCGCTGTTCCAGGTCGGCGGCAACGCCGGCTCCGCGCTCGGGCCGCTGCTCGCCGCGCTGGTGATCATTCCGCACGGCCAGCACAGCATCGCGTGGTTCTCGGCCGCGGCGCTGGTCGCGATGGTCGTGCTCACGCAAATCGGCCACTGGTACAAGAAGCACCCGTCGATGAAGAAGAAAGCCGCGCCGGCCGGCCATCCGACGCTGTCGCAGGGCCGCGTGCTCGCCGCGATCGGTGTGCTGGTGCTGCTGGTGTTCTCGAAGTACTTCTATCTGGCGAGCATCAACAGCTATTTCACGTTCTACCTGATCGACAAGTTCCACCTGTCGGTACAGGCCGCGCAGATCCACCTGTTCGTGTTCCTCGCGGCCGTCGCGGCCGGCACGCTGATCGGCGGCCCCGTCGGCGACCGGATCGGCCGCAAGTACGTGATCTGGGTGTCGATCCTCGGCGTCGCGCCGTTCACGCTGCTGCTGCCGTACGCGAACCTGTTCTGGACGAGCGTGCTGAGCGTGATCATCGGCATCGTGCTGGCGTCGGCGTTCGCCGCGATCCTGGTGTATGCGACGGAACTGATGCCCGGCAAGGTCGGCATGGTCGCGGGCCTGTTCTTCGGCTTCGCGTTCGGCCTGGGCGGCGTGGGCGCCGCCGTGCTCGGCCAGCTCGCGGACGCGACGAGCATCACGTTCGTCTACAAGGTGTGCTCGTTCCTGCCGCTGATCGGCGTGCTGACGGTGTTCCTGCCGAACCTCGAAAGCAGCCGGCGCAAGCGCGCGTGACGAGCCGGCCGCAGCGTGCGCGCCGCGGCCGTCCGACCGGCTTGAAAGGAAAGTGCGACGGCGGCTTCAGGCCGCCGTCGTCGCATGCAGCATCAGGAAACGCTTCAGGATGCCGGACGAATAGCTGCTCGCGATCGCCGACAGGAAGTGCGAGAACGACTGCGTCGCGTGGTCGTCGGCCGTATCGGAGATCGTGCGCACGAGCGCGAACGGCACCTCGTGCTCGGCGCACACCTGTGCGATCGCCGCGCCTTCCATCTCGACCGCGAGCGCGTCCGGCAGCGCAGCCCGCAGCGCGACGACCTCGTGCTCGCTCGACACGAAGCGATCGCCGCTGATGATCAGCCCGCCGTGCAGCGTCGCGCCGGCGAGCCCGAAGCGCTCGGCGAACTGCGCGCCCTCCTCGGCGACGAACAGCGTGCACGCGGCCTTCAGGCGAGCGGTCAGTACTGCGTCGGTCGCGAACCGCGTGATGCCGAGCAGCGGCACCTCATAGCGCGGAAACAGCGGCGATGCGTCGAGATCGTGCTGCAGCAGCGTATCGGCGACGACGACGTCGCCGATACGCACCGTGCGCGATACGCCGCCCGCGACGCCCGTGAACACGACACCGGACACGCCGAACACGTGGATCAGCGCGCTGACCGTCGCGGCGGCCGCCACCTTGCCGATCCGCGCGAGCGTGACGACGCAGGCCGCGCCGTGCACGGTGCCAAGGTGGTAGTCGCGACGGCCGAGCGTGACGGTCTTCATCACGCCCTCGGCACGCATCGCGGCGATCAGGTCGCCGAGTTCCTCCGGCAGCGCCGCGAGAATGCCGAGCGGTCGCGTCGAAACCGTTTCAACCATGTCGATGCTCATCATTCCACCGCCTGCAGTTTCGCGACCGCAAGCGCGAGCCACTTCTCGCCGTGCCGCTTGAACTTCACCTGCGCCTTCGCATCAGCGCCGTTGCCTTCGAGCGCGGTGACGGTGCCCTCGCCGAACTTGGTATGGAACACCTGCTGGCCGACCCGGAAGCCGGTGTCGGCCGCGCGCTGCTTGTTCGCGAACGCCGGCAGCGGCGCGGATACCGCCGCGTCGACGATCTGCTCGCGACTGCCGCCGCCCGGCCGCGCGAACCAGTCGCGTCCCCAGCCGGCGTTGTCCGAGCGGCCGCCCCAGCGCGAGCCCGCCTCGACCTTCGGCGTCAGCCACTTCAGCACGTGCTCCGGCAATTCGTCGAAGAAGCGCGAGCGCACGTTGTAACGCGTCTGGCCGTGCAGCATCCGGCTCTGCGCGAACGACAGGTAGAGCCGCTCCTTCGCGCGCGTGATCGCGACGTACATCAACCGGCGCTCTTCCTCGAGGCCGTCCGATTCGAGCACGCTGTTCTCGTGCGGGAACAGCCCCTCCTCGAGGCCGGTGATGAACACGGCCGAGAATTCGAGCCCCTTCGCCGCATGCACCGTCATCAGCTGCACGGCGTCCTGCCCGGCCTGCGCCTGGTTGTCGCCGGCTTCCAGCGACGCGTGCGACAGGAAGCCCGCGAGCGGCGTCATCGTGTCGGGGTTCTGCGCGGGATCGTCGAGCGGCGCCGGATCGAGTACGTCGACCGACGGGTCGTTCGCGTCGATGCCGAGCGCCGGCGCCGCGCTCGCCCCCGCGCGCAGCGGAATCGAGCGGGCCGGCGCGTCGAGCCCGTAACCTTGCTCGCTGACGAACGCGGTGGCCGCGTTCACGAGTTCCTGCAAGTTCTCGAGGCGATCCTGGCCTTCGCGCTCGCCCTGGTAGAAATCGGCGAGGCCGCTCGCGCGCACGACGTACTCGACCGTCTCCGGCAGGCTCATCTGCTGCGTCTCGGCGCGCATCTTCGCGATCAGCGTCGCGAACGCGCCGAGGCTCGAGCCGGCCTTGCCGGTCACGTACGGAATCGCGGCGCCCATCGAGCAGTCGTACAGGCGTGCGGCGTCCGTGAGCTGCTCGATCGAGCGCGCGCCGATCCCGCGCGTCGGGAAGTTCACGACGCGCACGAACGCGGTGTCGTCGCTCGGGTTGTCGATCAGGCGCAGGTACGCGAGCGCGTGCTTCACTTCCTGGCGCTCGAAGAAGCGCAGGCCGCCGTACACGCGATACGGAATGCCCGACGTCATCAGCGTGTGCTCGATCGCACGCGACTGCGCGTTGCTGCGATACAGGACCGCGACTTCGCTGCGCGACATCCCGGTGTTGATCAGCGAGCGGATCTCCTCGACGATCCAGCCGGCCTCCTGCGCATCGGTGCTCGCCTCGTACACGCGCACGGGCTCGCCATGGCCGGCGTCGGTGCGCAGGTTCTTGCCGAGGCGGTGCGAGTTGTTCGAGATCAGCTGGTTCGCCGCATCGAGGATGTTGCCGTGCGACCGGTAGTTCTGCTCGAGCTTGATCAGGTTGCGCACGCGGAATTCGTCTTCGAAGTCGCGCATGTTGCCGACGTTCGCGCCGCGGAACGCGTAGATCGACTGGTCGTCGTCGCCGACCGCGAAGATCGCGTTCTGGCCACCCGCGAGCATCTTGAGCCATGCGTACTGCAGCTTGTTGGTGTCCTGGAACTCGTCGACGAGAATGTGCTTGAAGCGCGCCTGGTAGTGCGCGCGCAGCGGCGCGTTGTACGCAAGCAGTTCGTAGCAGCGCAGCAGCAGCTCGGGGAAGTCGACGACGCCCTCGCGCTGGCACTGCTGGTCGTACGCCTGGTACAGCTCGACGAACTTGCGGTTGAAGTTGTCGGACGCGTCGACCTTGTCGGGACGGAGCCCCTGCTCCTTCGCGTTGTTGATGAAGTACTGGACGTTCTTCGGCGGGTATTTCTCGTCGTCGACGTTCGCCGCCTTCATCAGCCGCTTGATCGCGGACAGCTGGTCGGCCGTGTCGAGAATCTGGAACGTCTGCGGCAGGCCGGCGTCGCGGTAATGCGCGCGCAGCATCCGGTTGCACAGCCCGTGGAACGTGCCGATCCACATCCCGCGCGTGTCGATCGGCATCATCGCCGACAGG
This window of the Burkholderia cepacia GG4 genome carries:
- a CDS encoding methyl-accepting chemotaxis protein, producing the protein MKAAPMHPQPGVAAAAPDTAATHAARRARSARRESRPWTVKATLRTAFAILLAGTLAIGVFSLWQISRLNASIASVYEQGHVASRAAEEVRAEVLRASRAQKMLLTATTAKERDDLGADVGAGLASIGQALATLQRYADPADADDSARLRAFSAAVGTWSAHLRDFVALVRAQPLDLSQMNWQVGTQDVSLLVETGKLEKLVAALVKTRGAKSKATLDASATIFSSSFAMIAAMTAALIVLAIVIAERVVRRLASQLGGEPAHAKAIAADIARGDLTRPISLGRHDRDSMVRALADMQTGLAATVGEIAVSAEAIAAASGEISTGNLDLSRRTEQQAVALERTAASMEQLTSTVRQNAENARQASALAANASVVAETGGEVVGRVVATMSEIDDSAKNIRDIIGTIEGIAFQTNILALNAAVEAARAGEQGRGFSVVAGEVRLLAQRAATAAKEIRALIGASVERVANGAALAHDAGRTMGDVVKAVKRVTDIIGEISAASDEQSAGIDEIGRAVTQMDAGTQQNAALVEQAAAAANALDEQAQALKSLVGRFRIAA
- a CDS encoding MFS transporter; this encodes METSLDTGTAGAAAAAQPSAPPAPRTVYPVLGAISFSHMLNDMIQSLILAIYPMLKSQFALSFAQIGLITLTYQITASLLQPLIGLYTDKRPKPYSLPVGMGFTLAGLLLMSAAQNFPTLLVAAALVGCGSSVFHPESSRVARMASGGQHGLAQSLFQVGGNAGSALGPLLAALVIIPHGQHSIAWFSAAALVAMVVLTQIGHWYKKHPSMKKKAAPAGHPTLSQGRVLAAIGVLVLLVFSKYFYLASINSYFTFYLIDKFHLSVQAAQIHLFVFLAAVAAGTLIGGPVGDRIGRKYVIWVSILGVAPFTLLLPYANLFWTSVLSVIIGIVLASAFAAILVYATELMPGKVGMVAGLFFGFAFGLGGVGAAVLGQLADATSITFVYKVCSFLPLIGVLTVFLPNLESSRRKRA
- a CDS encoding FUSC family protein, with product MSASSPASTHAAGPLAAWYAAFGDWARSDGAAWLYLFKALLAAFIATGVSMRLDLPAPKTAMTTVFIVMQPQSGAVLAKSFYRVAGTIFGLIATLTFVGLFPQQPQLFLLAVALWVALCTAGAARNRNFRSYGFLLAGYTTALIGLPASQHPDGAFMSALTRVAEIVVGIVSAGVVSALVFPQTTGEQMRTTVRKRFVGFVDYVAAALSGKLDRAHIESIHTRFVADVVGFEAARSMAVFEDPDTRMRSGRLARLNSEFMSVSSRFHALHQLMNRLRAAGAQGAIDAIEPYFREIAPRLTRNGEPVRSSVDAALAAEQLLAWRDALPRRIRATRAALEAQPDAPLLDFDTASELLYRFITDLHEYAATYASLSTATHERERWIERYEPRTNATAMVIAAIRTATVVLVLGWFWIATAWPSGVTLTLTAAATCALASSTPRPTAMSAQMAMGTALAVCTGFLLTFGIYPHIDGFPLLCVALAPLLAIGIYMTLKPKLAGYGMGYLIFFSFLAGPDNITHYDPTSFMNDALALVLSMLVSAIAFAVLFPPTAPWLKKRLFADLRHQVVAACHARLAGLRTRFESGARDLMYQAHTLSADQPDVQRDALRWMFAVLETGNATLDLRTELATLPSDPRYAPATPWRRAIESMRTALSALFSTPNAERFDATLAAVNAAIDATRQTLDAVTPARDERHRLQRILSHLHFVRTALLDPESPLEPLNRNRPVRPQQGASS
- a CDS encoding DUF1656 domain-containing protein, which gives rise to MMPREIAILDAYMPTVVLMFVLGALATWAVDRLLAYTGLYRLVWHPSLFRACLLVCICGGLSLAVYR
- a CDS encoding 5'-methylthioadenosine/adenosylhomocysteine nucleosidase, which gives rise to MMSIDMVETVSTRPLGILAALPEELGDLIAAMRAEGVMKTVTLGRRDYHLGTVHGAACVVTLARIGKVAAAATVSALIHVFGVSGVVFTGVAGGVSRTVRIGDVVVADTLLQHDLDASPLFPRYEVPLLGITRFATDAVLTARLKAACTLFVAEEGAQFAERFGLAGATLHGGLIISGDRFVSSEHEVVALRAALPDALAVEMEGAAIAQVCAEHEVPFALVRTISDTADDHATQSFSHFLSAIASSYSSGILKRFLMLHATTAA
- a CDS encoding UvrD-helicase domain-containing protein; the protein is MPDLLANLNPEQYAAVTLPNEPALILAGAGSGKTRVLITRIAWLIQQGYASPPTVLAVTFTNKAAREMMARLSAMMPIDTRGMWIGTFHGLCNRMLRAHYRDAGLPQTFQILDTADQLSAIKRLMKAANVDDEKYPPKNVQYFINNAKEQGLRPDKVDASDNFNRKFVELYQAYDQQCQREGVVDFPELLLRCYELLAYNAPLRAHYQARFKHILVDEFQDTNKLQYAWLKMLAGGQNAIFAVGDDDQSIYAFRGANVGNMRDFEDEFRVRNLIKLEQNYRSHGNILDAANQLISNNSHRLGKNLRTDAGHGEPVRVYEASTDAQEAGWIVEEIRSLINTGMSRSEVAVLYRSNAQSRAIEHTLMTSGIPYRVYGGLRFFERQEVKHALAYLRLIDNPSDDTAFVRVVNFPTRGIGARSIEQLTDAARLYDCSMGAAIPYVTGKAGSSLGAFATLIAKMRAETQQMSLPETVEYVVRASGLADFYQGEREGQDRLENLQELVNAATAFVSEQGYGLDAPARSIPLRAGASAAPALGIDANDPSVDVLDPAPLDDPAQNPDTMTPLAGFLSHASLEAGDNQAQAGQDAVQLMTVHAAKGLEFSAVFITGLEEGLFPHENSVLESDGLEEERRLMYVAITRAKERLYLSFAQSRMLHGQTRYNVRSRFFDELPEHVLKWLTPKVEAGSRWGGRSDNAGWGRDWFARPGGGSREQIVDAAVSAPLPAFANKQRAADTGFRVGQQVFHTKFGEGTVTALEGNGADAKAQVKFKRHGEKWLALAVAKLQAVE
- a CDS encoding HlyD family secretion protein; this translates as MILRKLFGFVATAVILLVAILIGRSLWVHYMDDPWTRDGRVRAEIVNVAPDVSGAIVELPVHDNQLVKKGDLIMQIDPSHYQIAVEQAQAAVAARRAELQMRRDDAARRADLDALVVSKENRENAAHSASSADAQYQQAIAALDAAKLNLERTRVVAPVDGYITNLQTFKGNYAVAGQAKLAIVDSHSFWVYGYFEETKLPRVKIGAPAEMRLMSGGVMKGHVESISRGIYDRDNPQSRDLVADVNPTFNWVRLAQRVPVRIRIDEVPADVVLSAGTTCTVIIDPDKQKKS